The sequence CGATCAAGAACTACGACTTGATGTGGGAACAGATTGTCGATGCGGTGGACGACCACTTTAAAATTCGGCGCGAACAACGCGTCCGAGTTGTCGCCGGACAACTAACCGATGGGCGCCTGGAAACGTACCCACGCATCGGCAGCACCATTCTGGAACCGTGGCACACCGATTCGACTCGTGGTTACGAGAAACTGGAAAGCACCCTCCAAACCATTCGCCGACGCTGCATCGTCCGCGTAACACCGGAACCAGAAGGGTTCTTTATCGGTGTTGAAGTTTACAAAGAAATGGAAGACGTCACGGGGCCATCCGATGTGGACATGGCCCTGGATGGTGCCCGCTTCGACGGCACTTTGCGTAGCGGCATGGAACAACCAGAACTCGGCCCAGAAATCGAGGGCTGGATTCCCCTTTGCCGCGACGTGCTGCTAGAACAGCGTATCTTGCAAGATATTCTCGCTCGGCTTAACGGCATCGAGGACGAACAACCCTCGAAACCGTTCGGTTTGCTGCAATAACGGCGTGCGATTAGCCGCCTTGCTTGGCCAGCTTGCGTAGCACTTCAATCCCGCGATCGATCGTCGCATCGGAAGCGGCGTACGAAATACGGAAATGGGTGTCTTGGCCACTGAAGATCTTGCCCGGGATTATTAGCAAGTTGTTCTCGATTGCCTTGGTAACGAACTCGCTCCCGGTTCCCCAAGGAGCCTTCGGGAAAACGTAAAAAGCCCCTTCCGGCTTGGCAATTTCGTACAGGTCGGAAAGCCCATCGATGAGCTTATCTCGCTTCACTCGATAAGCGTTGACATGCTCGGACATATCAACCTCCATCGCTGCCGCTCCGGCCCACTGCATTGGCTGAGGGGCACAAACGAAGGTGTACTGCTGCAGCTTAATCATCGTTTCGATCACCGCAGCCGGCCCATGCACATAGCCCAAACGCCAGCCTGTCATTCCGTAACTCTTTGAGAAGCCATCGATGACAATCGTGTTTTCGTTATACGAGGCAGGCGACGCGAAACTGTCGTCGTACGTGAACAGCCGATAAATCTCGTCCGAGATAATCGCAATGTTCTTCTCTTCCGCCAGCTTGGCCAACGCGGCCACTTCTTCCTTTTTAGCGACAATCCCCGTCGGGTTACCTGGACTGTTCAGCAGAATTAGCTTTGTTTTGTCCGTAATCGCGTCGGCAACCTGGTTGATATCGATCTTAAAATCGGGATAGGTACCCAGCACAACCGGCTTGCCACCTACCAGCTTGACCAGCGAGCTATACATGACAAAGTACGGATCGAAGATGATGACTTCATCCCCTGGGTTGACCATGGCCAACATCGTCAGCACTAGCCCACCACTCGTTCCGGAACAAACAAACACCTTACGATCCGGGTGACCATATTCGGCGTCGACCTGAGCTTGCAGCTTATCGCGCAAAATCGGCATACCCTGCGTCAGAGCATAGCCATTTCGCCCACCTTCAATCGCATCGATCGCGGCCTGCTTGGCTTCATCCGGCACATCAAAATCAGGCTGACCGATCGAAAGATTAATCGGATCGGTCATATTGGCCGCCAGGTCAAAAACCTTACGGATGCCACTACTGTCGAAAGAAGCCGTTCGTTCGGCTATCCAAGGATGGGTCATGGAAAGATACGTTCATACAAGGGGTGCGATCGAAAACCGATCTGCCAGTATTACCCAGAACCGTTCCAGCGACAAGAGACAGAGAAAAACGCCCGGTTTTACGCGGCTTGCAGCCGCCGAGCCTGCCCAGCCCAGGCAATCCAGTTGGTCACCTCTTCCAAGTCAGGGGGCGAACTTCCCCGCAAAATGCGTTGTCCAGCGGACGTTTCTGCGTACTCCTCCACCTCGATCAGCAGCATCTCGGCATTTGCACGGGCGACCGCCTCTGGACTTTCATAGCCGCAGCCGGTCAGCAACTGGGCATCGTGGCCACGCAGCATCGGAATGCGGCAAACCAACACCGCTTGGGCTTGCCACTCGGCCAAGATATCGGCATTGATTTGCTGAACCTTAATTTTGGGGGCCACCGCATCTGGATCGGCGGCAATCAATTGTGCGACCGTCCGAATCCCCACTCCATTGAGCCGCTTGGCCGTCTTGTTACCAATGGAAGGCGCGTCTACCACCAAATCGCTGGCCTCCAGGTAAAACTTCAACGGCTTGC comes from Bremerella cremea and encodes:
- a CDS encoding pyridoxal phosphate-dependent aminotransferase, which produces MTHPWIAERTASFDSSGIRKVFDLAANMTDPINLSIGQPDFDVPDEAKQAAIDAIEGGRNGYALTQGMPILRDKLQAQVDAEYGHPDRKVFVCSGTSGGLVLTMLAMVNPGDEVIIFDPYFVMYSSLVKLVGGKPVVLGTYPDFKIDINQVADAITDKTKLILLNSPGNPTGIVAKKEEVAALAKLAEEKNIAIISDEIYRLFTYDDSFASPASYNENTIVIDGFSKSYGMTGWRLGYVHGPAAVIETMIKLQQYTFVCAPQPMQWAGAAAMEVDMSEHVNAYRVKRDKLIDGLSDLYEIAKPEGAFYVFPKAPWGTGSEFVTKAIENNLLIIPGKIFSGQDTHFRISYAASDATIDRGIEVLRKLAKQGG